In Erigeron canadensis isolate Cc75 chromosome 8, C_canadensis_v1, whole genome shotgun sequence, the DNA window GTGGCCTGAGATGTTAACGAGGCCGACAGGTGACCGGCGAAAGAAAACGAAGGATTAATTGACATCTTCTCCGGTACACATCATATACTTATAAAGCCATTatctgtatttttattttttattttttttttgataaccGGTAACTAATCTTTTCCTTTATAAGTGAGTGAGTCCATACTCATTATAAACTAAATTATTTGATTTTGTGCactttggtttttattttaatcttgtGCTGAGTGTATCATTTTTCCGGTACACATCATCTACTCATAGACGATTGTTGCAATTCTTACGAGAGATACCGAGAAGTGTTACGGGATAGAAGTAGAAAATGCTTACGGATGATCCAGGCCTACGGCTTAGTTCTTATATGTCGTGAACAGAGTAAAGCATTCtcgttttaaaacttttaaccaTTTGTTGGTCTGTTTTATGTAATTGTGATTTAGCAAGAAAGACAAAGAAATAAGGAGAAAAaacaaaggaaagaaaaaagatagaGCTCACATATGCATAAATTTGTTACATAATACAGAAAACAactcacaaataacaaaacacatgTTAAATCAGTGCCTTGTTGTACATACATACAGAATGAACATAAGATCATGAGCCCAAAGTAACTACACTCAGCGCCTTACAGGCAGATCAGCCTCCCTTAGCTCCTAATAATCCTGAATAGCTAATGCAGATTAGATGTAAGTGATTATGGTAACTAGGGTCATTTCCTGCCTTAAgcaaactcaattttttttctttcctcttaTCAGCGGAATAAAACCATATTCAGAGTGTTTTTCGCTTTCAGCAACCCCATCCCAcgtcttatttatttatattcggGATCATATGACCATTGAACTTGAATGTTTTTAGCTAACCATTTACAGTTTTTAGACTTCAGAGTCTTCAGAGTCATCAGAGTCGTTGTCTTGATTCTTCCCCTCAAGTTTAATACTCTTGTACCATTTAGCAAACACAATGTAGACTAATAAATCTACGGCTGTTAATCCAGCTAGAAGGAAGAAAAACCTATCTAGATGACCTCGATTTAGATTTCCTGGAATCCACCCTGGCATACGGTCTTCTGTTGAAATCTTCATCACAATAGTTACAATGAAGCTACTGACATAATTCCCGAGTGAAATGGATGTCATGCAAAGGGCACTTCCAAAGCTTTTTAATGCATCTGGTGCTTGTGCATTGAAAAACTCAAGTTGACCTACATACATGAAAACTTCCGAGGCACCAACAAATGCATATTGGGGTACCTGCCAGAATATGCTCAACGAGCTCGAGGCTTCACAATGAGGGCAATCTTGGTTGGCATACTTTAGTCTATAGCATTCCACGATTCCAGCTGATACCATTGCGAGTATTGCTATTATGAGCCCAATTCCCATTCTTTGAAGCTCGGTCAACCCTTTTGAGTCCTTTTTCTTGAACATTAGCACAAGAGGCCCAATAACTCTCCGGTAAAGGAAAATGAAAAGGGCCACACTTAAAATGTCGAAACTAGACATGCTAGATGCAGGAATTTGAAAGCCTGAGATTGTACTTCTCATGGCTGCACCTTGTTCAACGAAAAGAGACGCCATTTGTGTAAATACAACCGAGTATATTATGGTGCATAGCCAAATGGGAAGCAATCTCAGTATGCATTTCACCTCTTCAACTTGTGAAACAGGGCATAAAGTCCACGGGTTGTGACTTCCCTGCTTCGGGTCATTGAAATCTCTTGAGGTAATGAATGCCGCTTTATCCAAAAACCTGCACCATTTACACTTCTATTAGCTAAAAGGTAGCGGTGTAAGAAGAGGTATCAATTCAACTCATTTACTGGATGGGTCGACTCTGGCCGTGTTTTATCTCAGATGGGTTGATACTCTCTAATATAGCTAAAACGAACAGGTCAAATTGAACAAAATTCTATTTTGACTACAAGGTCGTGTATTCAGAGAATTGGGTTGTAGTTGCAATAATATTGTTTGTGTAGcaatattaaatacataaattatttataattttcttttgataGGGAGTTAACCTACACGAACTCAGCCCGGTACCCGACCcgtccattttgccacctctaggtGTAACTCTAATTTgctaaattattaaattaaactaaacagaATACAagattgattttaattcaacaaagcttgtaaaaaaataataacactAATTAAGCTTACTTGAATTCATGTGTATGAAGGATCTTCCTCCCGGTACTTAAAGAATCGTCTTTGTCATCTATAAACAATGCCTCTTCACCCTGTGGCAGCTTAACCCTCCACTTCTTGGATGCAGCCACAAACACTTGACAAAATCTGTTTAACGGGTTTCCACTTGGCTTGAAATGCCTGTACCTTACAGTCCCACAAAGAAATAGGGCGAGTCCTGCAAAGGCTGACCCAGTTGATAGCCAAAACCCAAGTGTCCACATCCCTTCATCCTCGAAATAGCTCAAGATAGTGTTGGAGAAGAGCGAACCAATGTTGAGAGCAAGATAGAAGTAGCTAAAAAAAGCTACCTTTGAGTATCCCTCTTTCATATCCTCTTCATCAAATTGATCAGCTCCAAATGTAGCAATATTCGGCTGGTAACCCCCATATCCTAGAGCAATCATGTATATCGATAAATAAAACAACCCTATCTCCCAGCTCGAGTGTGTCCCACATGGAACCGTTCGGTTGCCACAACCTTTAGGAGTGATCAAGAACATGCTCGATGCCACAGATAGTCCTCCTAATCCCTGTTGTTATTATTGTCATACACATTTAGTTCACTTTTTTTGcaataaaatctttaaaatcatGAAATGTGAAGGTAGGTGAACTTACTAACACAAAGATGGTCTGAAAGATGGCACACGTTTTAAATCTGCCCCAGTAAGAGTCGCTAAGAAAAGCGCCCACGAGTGAAAATATATACACAGTTCCGGTCCATTTGCTAACATTGTTTGCTGCCTCAGCATTGCCTTGCTGTAGAACCCTTGTTAGATAGAGCACCAGGTTCACCCCAACTCCAAAAAAAGCCAAAGTGGCCAACCCTTGGTTCactgttaaaaaataaaaacacaacatATATAAAGTTAGACAACAAAAAGATACTATATGTAactttatattttcatataaaaccTATAAGTGACTGCAAGTTCTTGCCTATTTTCAGTTACCAATTGAATTCGGTTTACATGACCTCTAATTTTCATATTGCCACATTTTCATATTATTCAAGGTAAAAGTTTTACGGTTTCATTTATAGATCCAAATATGCAGTATATTATGCTGGGATACAATGCAATGGTTTAGTCAAGTAACATATTGGTAATTACTCTATTCAAACTACTCAAAATTGGGTAAATTCAAAGTTGGAGAAAGtcgacatatatacatatacaataacaataatgcAATATGTTTGTATGACACGATCCCAAGTTTTGTTTCACGACTACTCTTCATATATAGTCAGTAGTGTGCATTCCGTTACAAGGGTATTTTGGAGAACTTGTTACACAAACGATGGATCTCCAAACCGACCGTCTTTGTACTTACCTAAAAGGACAATAATTCGATCCTGTTGACAACGAAATATAACTAGACGTGATCATCTTTTTGTTACGGACCCTATCCATTCTATGGCCTAAATGTGTTCATTGAATTGTATCATTATTTCAATCAATATTTCAGGTTGGCTACAAAACATATAGTTTCTGTTTAATAATAACAATCGTATctatgagaaaacttttcatatCTCATCTATTTTTGGAATTAAAACACATCCATATATGTTTGGTGTTGACGTATAACTAAAGTTAGcctatatcattttctttttaaaatgcAAAGTCATGTTATTTGAATATTTTCTATATTGTTTTCTATAACTAAAGGATTTAGTATCGTTGTTATTGTTTTCTACTTTAAAGCACATTGCGTAAAGGGTTAGTCCTATGGCTATGACCACCATTTCGCTGAAAGAACACGACAACCTTGTCATTTTCACTAATTTTCCTTTATACAAGCAATCCTCCGGGTGTTTGAATCATAAAGTGGCTATTGATACAGatgtagatatatgtatatatgtgtgtctcAAATGCATGTATgatcaattaattatatatatattgtgtgtgtGGTGTATACTCATCCAAAAAGCTAGGGGGATTGAATTTAAACTTAGTGTATTTAGTACCATATAAGGAATTATTGGTGCAAAGTAACGTCAAGAATTAGGCGTCATTTTCTACTTAATGCGCAACAGGTTCATTTCTCTTTATACTCTGAAAAGGTTGATTAAGCATTAGGTCTTGTTAGCCAAAATGGttctattaataattaatgatctttatgatatagaaattaaatatattggCCTACATGTATGATATTTTAGCACCTACTATATTGTTTGTATAAGTATGAATTTTGATGTATAATAGCATTTATATAATGAGATATTAACATTAGTTTGTATATAGCTATATTTCTGAAAATCCGCAACATGTTAAACACCTCCGAAACTCATggtaaaaataatatatgttaaattttctCAAAGAAAATTATAGTTATTTGTAGTGTACAAAACTTGAAATCCGTTTAACCaaaaaatgtttttgtattttgtttttcttttctttcgaAAAAGAAGTTATGATCTAAAACATTACACGTAGCACCGAACAAGATCTGACACATTTCGTCATCTATTGTTCCTGATATCTATGAAAAAATCTAAGCATAGCacttttatcattttatctttaaaagcACAAAtagtaaaacaatatatatagtacaGAGTCATTAAAAACATGTGAAATTAAATCTTTTACCGAAATATTCAATTCATTGAACGTATAATTAAGTCCTGCTACAAAAATAGTATTAGTCAAAGTATATTGAACGAGAGTCTAAGTCAAAGCCCAGGAATTTGTACTTGTGTTAAGAAAGAAAGTGTTCgcagtaaaagataaaaaagaaaaaaaggaccGTCCAACAGATTGTCTTTCACTGTTTTGGACTTTTGGGATGGATCCTGGGAATTTGATAAATGAGCTAGCTGGTGAGTTGGAATGATGACCACAGGAAAACAGTTGGTAAATATGCCACGTTGCATAATCAGCTTACGTCATGCATCCTATTCAGCCCATCGCGTGTCGGGCACGTCTTCAATTTTTGCTTGCTTTTCCTATCCCATCTATCCCCACTATTATATCCCATCCCGTATTTATTGAATTTAACtaaaaacagtttttttttgccaaaattTACCCaatgaaaaagtgaatataaggaaAATGCAAATTTACTCATCGAAAGCTAAAAACACGTAACACATCTTTAAATTATCTCTTATCGGAGGTTTTTTCCTAGAACAATCTTTTTGCTATCCGTAGAAAACTGACCGTGCGTATTTTAATTCTCCCATATACCTTATCTTTCACGAaatcatatacgagtattattgttttgcatataacttctttttttttattaattatttttaactttaggCATTCGacgtttttaaatttgtgtAATCCTAAGATTAAAACTAACTTGTaatcatatattattgttttgcatataacgtttttatatGATAATGCTTAGTTATTATCTTATAGTCTATCTTCCATGTATATAGTatctacaaaatatatataatttaatattgaacGGGTTCTCTTTTGTTTGCATTCCGTACGGATAAAAATAGATACATTATATATCCGACATGTATTATAGAACCCATATGGCCTTGTCTCTCTGTTTGAGGATATACCCGTCTAGGCATGCGTACATACCGTTTGTATGGAGTATAcatttatacaaattaatacataaagatataaacaaaatatacataaaagtttgtgttatatattaacattaacataatatatatacctatagATCGACCATGAATAGATAACATGTTTCCAACAGTAATTATACTTTAAaagtatgaatatatatatactccaacACAACATGCATATTGGACAATTGTCTCTAAAAGTTTATAATCTAAATTTGGTACCTAAAGACAAAGTACCTTTTTCAAACACTAAACTTTGCAcctaaaatttatataacttttactaCTTAGTTATGTGGCTCTTATGTTTAAGAAATAGATTCTTATATGGGATCTCACTTCAGCGATATGATGTGTTTATTATGGCATATTGTCTTTTTTGTCATATACTTGTAATTAGTTTATACaattttttgtaataagtgcACATCCATAAGTATTTGTATTTGTACGTATACAAATTAATACAATGCCGTGTTGTATTCCCTAAATGAAATCTACAAACTTCAACATCGACATATATAGCCAGTGCTAGCTGTGAATACCTTTCACTCCTATGTGGACTTGTCAGTTGTCACTATATGTAACTTTCATAattctttatttaattattactatattaataaagtaAATACTACAGTAATACAGAGTAGTTTTTATTCAACCAATAAGTGGATATACCACTATCAGTGTAAAGTGGTTTACCTtgaaaaaaattgtaatttcaTATCGTGAATGaaaagtttgataaaaccttaaATAATCGTGATGTCAGACTATCATGTTTTACTCCGTAATGATTTTTGTTGTTCTTATGCCTAGCTACATGATCTGTTactatatatacttaattaatGAGATCATTGCAAGTTTGTGTGACTTTGATTAAACTTATATTActgttcttaaaataactatcatcataaaaatgatattttaattaatcaaattgtTGCATCTACTCTTGTATAAGTGTTACAATGATCTGAAAGCAATTCTTTAATTATTGTTATGTCATTAACTATTTAAATAAGTACACATTccacatataaaaataataagcatGGTACTCGTATAATGCGGCGGCCATGACAATAACAGTGATGtggtggcatcgacggatggtgaCGGCGCCGATAACCGTTACTGGCGGCAGATGCGTCAAATGGTGTGGGTATTTGATATaatgatatttgatttaaaagagtagtGGATATCTTTTAGAAGATAATGAAATGATTATGTAAGTTAACTCATTAAgagtaaaataataattttgtatgtccaaaaaattttaactttttaatattgagtataatttttatataatagtatagaagtatagataataaaataaaaatatatccacacacaGAGCTATCATAAATGTTAAGATAGACTTCACCTTCACCATGGCACCATGCATCCCTAACTTTCATAACATTGTTTCTATGATATTTTGTATCATTAATCATTATTGTATAATAGAATATATATTgtgaaattaattaaaactagaaaaaataatttgtaattGTGTAAAGTGAGGTAGTAACCCAAAAgtaaagatataaatataggaGAACCAAAAGGTTTATATTATGATACACTACAAGAAAGTTGGTTTTTAGCGAGGATGCAAATGTAGTGCAATGGTGATTAATTTGGTCAAAATATTTTAGTGTTAACGcatattatattctattttagcttttatactatatataaaaactatacgGAAATTTTTTTGTAAGGTATGTCATACTGATCGATTATGAGGCTTTTATACACGTATATATatccattatttatatatagttttcctATGTGTATGTACACATGCATGAATAGTTATTATAATTGAAGTTTGTCTTTATCTAATGTgcagtatatatctatatatatacacgtatgAAGATAAGCAAGGTATGATATCAAGTTTTTGCTGTTCTTTTACACActtatttctttttttgttttgtagcaaaggttaaaatttaagaaaataatatttaaaaaaaaaaaagtagctagGTTACCGAGGATGATAGTTCCAGCTGTCCATCGACCAGTTTTTTCTTTGATAGCTGGTCGGCCATGGAAATCAACAGTTCCATCCATGGTGCTTGTCCCTTCTTCTTCGTCATCTATACACTTGATCACCTGCTATACATAAAGATTTTCGATAAGAATACAGTTAAGTAGTAATCTAACACGCGGGATGTTCAATTCGTTAAGCAAGctcaaataagtaaataacaacaatatttaaTCTCGcgaaaataaaatagtatacGCCGGGGTTAATTGTATGTTAATTTGTGATCAATAAATTAGCAGTATATATGCCATTAAAAAGATGTGATATATATACGCACAAACTAAACTTAACTACACGATAACCGTGtaaaatatgaaattattattattatgtataaaaataattgttgtGTACGCATCACTAATAAAACCTCTTGTGATACGTTTCAAAAGAGAGTTCTAGAAGTTATGGGTTCGGAAAATGCATCCAATAATAATCGTCATGTGATGTGTTTGTTGAAAATCTAATACGTTTTTAGTTAATTACTTGAAACGAATTAATTTACGTGTCTAGGTGTTGATGGATGGATGGGTTTTGAACTAAAAGAATGCCAAATCAGTCATGTCTTTTCAAAACATTCGAATTCCTACCCTCCCATTCgtcttttaaatttctaaaatgAGTTTGGTGTGAGTTACACAATGCATGATCTACAAGTCATATACGATTAATTGCAAAATACCCAACCTACCCTtaataaatcatcaaaaataaaccaaaaatgaaaataagaagaaaaaaaagaaacaaactaaCAAACGATAATGTTGAAGACCAACACCTATTTGAGACAAAATGGGCACACAAAGATGCAAAAAACCAGACTTAAAACATGTATATTGTCACACTATTAAAAAAGGTCCAAAAAAAGAAGCGTGATCAAAGAAATGTTAGCTGAAATGTTGGCCAAAAAACTGTCTTGAAAGAAAATTACAGCAGAATTCCTCAATTCCTGGCATATTTTAGTATGTTGGTGTTCATGAATTTATTTAGTAACCCACATATTGTGTATAGCAATAACAATGTTTACATATATTGATAATGATACAACTATAGAGAGAGTAAAAGAGAGATGAGCCACCTTCTTAGATACACCGAAAGGTTCCATATTTGTTGAAGTTAAATTGAGAAAGTGAGTAGC includes these proteins:
- the LOC122578536 gene encoding protein NRT1/ PTR FAMILY 7.3 → MEPFGVSKKVIKCIDDEEEGTSTMDGTVDFHGRPAIKEKTGRWTAGTIILVNQGLATLAFFGVGVNLVLYLTRVLQQGNAEAANNVSKWTGTVYIFSLVGAFLSDSYWGRFKTCAIFQTIFVLGLGGLSVASSMFLITPKGCGNRTVPCGTHSSWEIGLFYLSIYMIALGYGGYQPNIATFGADQFDEEDMKEGYSKVAFFSYFYLALNIGSLFSNTILSYFEDEGMWTLGFWLSTGSAFAGLALFLCGTVRYRHFKPSGNPLNRFCQVFVAASKKWRVKLPQGEEALFIDDKDDSLSTGRKILHTHEFKFLDKAAFITSRDFNDPKQGSHNPWTLCPVSQVEEVKCILRLLPIWLCTIIYSVVFTQMASLFVEQGAAMRSTISGFQIPASSMSSFDILSVALFIFLYRRVIGPLVLMFKKKDSKGLTELQRMGIGLIIAILAMVSAGIVECYRLKYANQDCPHCEASSSLSIFWQVPQYAFVGASEVFMYVGQLEFFNAQAPDALKSFGSALCMTSISLGNYVSSFIVTIVMKISTEDRMPGWIPGNLNRGHLDRFFFLLAGLTAVDLLVYIVFAKWYKSIKLEGKNQDNDSDDSEDSEV